A window of Longispora fulva contains these coding sequences:
- the rpmI gene encoding 50S ribosomal protein L35 gives MPKQKSHSGMGKRVKVTGSGKIMRQQTGLRHRLEVKSSKETRDLSRSVEVSKADLPRVKKLLGR, from the coding sequence ATGCCGAAGCAGAAGAGCCACAGCGGCATGGGTAAGCGAGTGAAGGTGACCGGCAGCGGCAAGATCATGCGCCAGCAGACCGGCCTCCGTCACCGGCTGGAGGTCAAGTCCTCCAAGGAGACCCGTGACCTGTCGCGCTCGGTCGAGGTCTCCAAGGCCGACCTCCCGCGCGTCAAGAAGCTGCTGGGTCGCTAA
- the pheS gene encoding phenylalanine--tRNA ligase subunit alpha: protein MTYRNDPYDPKQVALLDPAALDEAVATAEKAFAEAGDLDALAAGKHLHLGDRSPVSLARREIGALPPAAKSDAGKRVNAAAQAVKAAYEAREVELVAERDRRALVEETVDVTLPYDRRPRGARHPLTTLSERVQDLFVGMGFEVAEGPEVEHTWFGFDALNIHKDHPARTMMDTFHVDAPELILRPHTSSVQIRTMLTQEPPIYIVAPGRTYRTDELDATHTPVFSQFEGLVVDKGITMAHLKGTLDHFARAMFGPEARTRLRPSYFPFTEPSAEMDLWFPQHRDGPRWVEWGGCGMVNPRVLRACGIDPEVYSGFAFGMGIERTLMFRTGVADMRHMIEGDVRFTRAYGMEG from the coding sequence ATGACCTACCGCAATGATCCTTACGATCCCAAGCAGGTCGCCCTGCTCGATCCGGCGGCCCTCGACGAGGCCGTCGCCACGGCGGAGAAGGCGTTCGCCGAGGCGGGTGACCTCGACGCGCTCGCCGCGGGCAAGCACCTGCACCTCGGGGACCGCTCGCCCGTGTCGCTGGCCCGCCGGGAGATCGGCGCGTTGCCTCCGGCCGCCAAGTCCGACGCCGGCAAGCGGGTCAACGCCGCTGCCCAGGCCGTGAAGGCCGCGTACGAGGCGCGCGAGGTCGAGCTGGTCGCCGAGCGGGACCGGCGTGCCCTGGTCGAGGAGACCGTGGACGTCACTCTGCCGTACGACCGGCGGCCGAGGGGGGCCCGGCACCCGTTGACGACGCTGTCCGAGCGGGTCCAGGACCTGTTCGTCGGGATGGGTTTCGAGGTGGCCGAGGGGCCGGAGGTCGAGCACACCTGGTTCGGCTTCGACGCGCTGAACATCCACAAGGACCACCCGGCGCGCACGATGATGGACACGTTCCACGTGGACGCGCCCGAGCTGATCCTGCGTCCGCACACCTCCAGCGTGCAGATCCGTACGATGCTCACCCAGGAGCCGCCGATCTACATCGTGGCGCCGGGGCGGACGTACCGCACGGATGAGCTCGACGCGACGCACACCCCGGTGTTCTCGCAGTTCGAGGGCCTGGTGGTGGACAAGGGCATCACGATGGCGCACCTGAAGGGCACGCTGGACCACTTCGCCCGGGCGATGTTCGGTCCGGAGGCGCGCACGAGGCTGCGGCCGTCGTACTTCCCGTTCACCGAGCCGTCGGCCGAGATGGACCTGTGGTTCCCGCAGCACCGCGACGGCCCGCGCTGGGTCGAGTGGGGCGGCTGCGGCATGGTCAACCCCCGGGTGCTGCGGGCCTGCGGCATCGACCCCGAGGTGTACTCGGGCTTCGCGTTCGGGATGGGCATCGAGCGGACCCTGATGTTCCGCACCGGTGTCGCCGACATGCGGCACATGATCGAGGGCGACGTGCGCTTCACCCGCGCCTACGGAATGGAGGGCTGA
- a CDS encoding bifunctional 3,4-dihydroxy-2-butanone-4-phosphate synthase/GTP cyclohydrolase II, producing the protein MTFATIEDAVAAIAAGKGIVVVDDADRENEGDLIFAADAVTPELVAFMMTHCRGLLCVPMEGEALDRLGIEPMVANNTERHGTAFTVSVDAREGISTGISAADRTRTIQLLVSETTVADDLVRPGHVFPLRAKPGGVLRRPGHTEAGVDLARMAGLRPAGVICEIVNPDGTMMRLPDLEKFCAEHDLLLITIADLIAYRRRTESQVERAADARLPLPMGEFRAIGYRVDHDTTEHIALVYGDIGDGEDVLVRVHSECLTGDVFGSLRCDCGPQLNTALDLVAQEGRGVVLYVRGHEGRGIGLLHKLQAYQLQDLGRDTVDANLDLGLPADGRDYGTGAQILADLGVRSMRLLTNNPTKRAGLEGYGLEILGRVPLPSRVTAENRTYLTTKRDRMGHLLDIEPKETV; encoded by the coding sequence ATGACCTTCGCAACGATCGAGGACGCCGTCGCGGCCATCGCCGCCGGCAAGGGCATCGTCGTGGTCGACGACGCGGACCGGGAGAACGAGGGCGACCTCATCTTCGCCGCCGACGCCGTCACGCCGGAGCTCGTCGCGTTCATGATGACCCACTGCCGGGGTCTGCTCTGCGTGCCGATGGAGGGCGAGGCCCTCGACCGGCTCGGCATCGAACCGATGGTCGCCAACAACACCGAACGGCACGGCACGGCGTTCACGGTGTCGGTCGACGCCCGCGAGGGGATCAGCACCGGCATCTCGGCCGCCGACCGGACCCGGACCATCCAGCTGCTGGTCAGCGAGACCACGGTCGCCGACGACCTGGTCCGCCCCGGGCACGTGTTCCCGCTGCGGGCCAAGCCCGGCGGCGTGCTGCGCCGTCCCGGGCACACCGAGGCCGGCGTCGACCTGGCCCGGATGGCCGGCCTGCGCCCGGCCGGGGTGATCTGCGAGATCGTCAACCCCGACGGCACGATGATGCGGCTGCCGGATCTGGAGAAGTTCTGCGCCGAGCACGACCTGCTGCTCATCACCATCGCGGACCTGATCGCCTACCGTCGCCGGACCGAGAGCCAGGTCGAGCGGGCCGCCGACGCCCGGCTGCCGCTGCCGATGGGGGAGTTCCGCGCCATCGGGTACCGGGTCGACCACGACACCACCGAGCACATCGCCCTCGTCTACGGCGACATCGGCGACGGCGAGGACGTGCTGGTCAGGGTGCACTCCGAGTGCCTCACCGGTGACGTGTTCGGCTCGCTGCGCTGCGACTGCGGCCCGCAGCTGAACACCGCGCTGGACCTCGTCGCCCAGGAGGGCCGGGGCGTCGTGCTCTACGTGCGCGGGCACGAGGGGCGCGGGATCGGGCTGCTGCACAAGCTGCAGGCGTACCAGTTGCAGGACCTCGGCCGCGACACGGTCGACGCCAACCTGGACCTGGGGTTGCCCGCCGACGGCCGCGACTACGGCACCGGCGCGCAGATCCTCGCCGACCTCGGTGTGCGGTCGATGCGGCTGCTCACCAACAACCCGACCAAACGCGCGGGCCTGGAGGGGTACGGCCTGGAGATCCTCGGCCGGGTGCCGCTGCCCAGCCGGGTCACGGCGGAGAACCGCACGTACCTCACCACCAAGCGGGACCGGATGGGGCACCTGCTCGACATCGAGCCGAAGGAGACCGTCTGA
- the infC gene encoding translation initiation factor IF-3, which translates to MSADVRVNEQIRAREVRLVGPQGEQVGIVPLEQALQLASDVDLDLVEVAPMARPPVCKLMDYGKFKYEAALKAREARRNQQQTVIKEMKLRPKIDIHDYETKKGHVVRFLKAGDKVKVTIMFRGREQSRPELGFRLLRKLAEEITEQGFVESAPKQDGRNMIMVIAPHRAVKAAAIKSGSEDETDELGVDVPVETETPAVDATPAE; encoded by the coding sequence ATCAGCGCCGACGTCCGCGTTAACGAGCAGATCCGCGCACGAGAGGTCCGTTTGGTCGGTCCGCAGGGTGAGCAGGTGGGCATTGTCCCGCTGGAGCAGGCACTGCAGCTGGCTTCGGATGTCGACCTGGATCTGGTCGAGGTCGCACCCATGGCTCGCCCACCCGTGTGCAAGCTCATGGACTACGGCAAGTTCAAGTACGAGGCCGCGCTGAAGGCGCGTGAGGCTCGGCGTAACCAGCAGCAGACCGTCATCAAAGAGATGAAGCTCCGCCCGAAGATCGACATTCACGACTACGAGACCAAGAAGGGTCACGTCGTGAGGTTCCTGAAGGCCGGAGACAAGGTCAAGGTCACCATCATGTTCCGCGGCCGTGAGCAGAGCCGTCCGGAGCTGGGTTTCCGGCTGTTGCGCAAGCTCGCCGAGGAAATCACGGAGCAGGGTTTTGTCGAGTCCGCCCCTAAGCAGGACGGGCGGAACATGATCATGGTTATCGCGCCGCACCGCGCGGTGAAGGCGGCCGCCATCAAGTCGGGCTCCGAAGACGAAACCGACGAGCTCGGTGTGGATGTCCCGGTCGAGACCGAGACGCCCGCAGTCGACGCGACGCCGGCCGAGTAA
- the ribH gene encoding 6,7-dimethyl-8-ribityllumazine synthase: protein MAGFGADALGSVDAAGLRLGIVAARWHGELTDQLVARAEAAAQACGVTDVAVHRVAGSVELPVVAQALAERCDAVVALGVVVRGDTAHFDYVCDSVTDGLTRVALDARTPVGHGVLTVDTVQQAVDRAGLPDSSEDKGWSTTVAVLDAALTLRKLA, encoded by the coding sequence ATGGCCGGGTTCGGGGCGGACGCCCTCGGGAGTGTGGACGCGGCAGGGCTGCGGCTGGGCATCGTCGCGGCCCGCTGGCACGGTGAGCTCACCGACCAGCTCGTGGCGCGGGCGGAGGCGGCGGCCCAGGCGTGCGGGGTCACCGACGTGGCCGTGCACCGGGTGGCCGGGTCCGTCGAGCTGCCGGTCGTCGCCCAGGCGCTGGCCGAGCGGTGCGACGCGGTCGTCGCGCTCGGCGTGGTGGTGCGCGGCGACACGGCGCACTTCGACTACGTGTGCGACTCGGTGACCGACGGGCTGACCCGGGTGGCGCTCGACGCGCGCACGCCGGTGGGGCACGGGGTGCTGACCGTGGACACGGTGCAGCAGGCCGTCGACCGGGCCGGGTTGCCGGACTCGTCTGAGGACAAGGGCTGGTCGACGACGGTGGCGGTGCTGGACGCGGCGTTGACGTTGCGCAAGCTGGCCTGA
- a CDS encoding phytoene desaturase family protein: MNSRADVVIVGSGHNGLVAAVILARAGLDVVVCEAAEVIGGATRTEHPFPKVPGLGHSTGSYLLGLMPPELLHSLDLRIPTLRREPHYFLPTPGGPGSPYLLFGADAARTRTQMAAFFSPADVAADEAMQAELAMLREDLAPAWLAEPGSVEETAERYIRPELRDVFVNLVRGSVADHLDRFGFASELLVSMYAVTDGLSGLNAGPDDPGTGHNFLVHNMCRLPGADGTWMIAAGGMGTVSRTFAEAAVRAGATIRTGARVAKVDTVGGSVRGVVLANGEEISAPVVLGACDPYQLMTLAELPVDLSMHMESVRRTGTTLKVNLALRDLPRFDCLPEGERSPFGSTIHLLPGSDGTGSPMAELRRMWADVQAGKLPEEPTIEWYVHTTVDPSLQDADGHHSSALFVQSVPYSPVDPDWDSYVTHLLQICDRYAPGTSDLVDDVFALTPRGIEEHFGITGGHIHHVDNTVSFSDRMPYATGVPGLYAGSAGCHPAGSVIGAAGHNAAKRILRDLGRATH, encoded by the coding sequence ATGAACTCGCGCGCGGATGTGGTGATCGTCGGGTCGGGGCACAACGGGCTGGTAGCGGCGGTGATCCTCGCCCGGGCGGGGCTCGACGTCGTCGTCTGCGAGGCCGCGGAGGTGATCGGCGGGGCCACCCGCACCGAGCACCCCTTCCCGAAGGTGCCGGGGCTGGGGCACTCGACCGGGTCGTACCTGTTGGGGCTGATGCCGCCCGAGCTGCTGCACTCACTCGACCTGCGGATCCCCACCCTGCGCCGCGAACCGCACTACTTCCTGCCGACCCCGGGCGGGCCGGGCTCGCCGTATCTGCTGTTCGGGGCGGACGCGGCGCGGACCAGGACGCAGATGGCCGCGTTCTTCTCCCCCGCCGACGTGGCCGCCGACGAGGCGATGCAGGCCGAGCTGGCGATGCTGCGCGAGGACCTGGCCCCGGCGTGGCTCGCCGAGCCGGGTTCGGTGGAGGAGACCGCCGAGCGCTACATCCGCCCCGAGTTGCGCGACGTGTTCGTCAACCTGGTCCGGGGCTCGGTCGCCGACCACCTGGACCGGTTCGGGTTCGCCTCGGAGCTGCTGGTGTCCATGTACGCGGTCACCGACGGCCTGTCCGGTCTCAACGCCGGCCCCGACGACCCGGGCACCGGCCACAACTTCCTCGTGCACAACATGTGCCGGCTGCCCGGGGCCGACGGCACCTGGATGATCGCGGCCGGCGGGATGGGCACGGTGTCGCGGACGTTCGCCGAGGCGGCCGTGCGCGCCGGGGCGACGATCCGGACGGGCGCCAGGGTCGCGAAGGTCGACACGGTCGGCGGCTCCGTGCGCGGGGTGGTCCTCGCGAACGGGGAGGAGATCTCGGCGCCGGTGGTGCTGGGGGCGTGCGACCCGTACCAGTTGATGACCCTCGCCGAGCTGCCCGTGGACCTGAGCATGCACATGGAGTCGGTGCGCCGGACCGGCACCACGCTGAAGGTGAACCTGGCGCTGCGCGACCTGCCGCGGTTCGACTGCCTGCCGGAGGGCGAGCGCAGCCCGTTCGGCTCGACGATCCACCTGCTGCCCGGCTCGGACGGCACGGGCTCGCCGATGGCGGAGCTGCGCCGGATGTGGGCGGACGTGCAGGCCGGCAAGCTCCCGGAGGAACCCACCATCGAGTGGTACGTGCACACGACGGTCGACCCGTCGCTGCAGGACGCCGACGGCCACCACTCCTCGGCCCTGTTCGTCCAGTCGGTGCCCTACTCCCCGGTCGACCCCGACTGGGACTCCTACGTGACCCACCTGCTGCAGATCTGCGACCGGTACGCGCCCGGCACGTCCGACCTGGTCGACGACGTGTTCGCGCTGACGCCGCGCGGCATCGAGGAGCACTTCGGGATCACGGGAGGGCACATCCACCACGTGGACAACACGGTCTCCTTCAGCGACCGGATGCCCTACGCCACCGGGGTCCCTGGCCTGTACGCCGGCAGCGCCGGGTGCCATCCGGCCGGCAGCGTGATCGGAGCGGCCGGCCACAACGCGGCGAAGAGGATCCTGCGCGACCTGGGCCGGGCGACGCACTGA
- a CDS encoding PH domain-containing protein, which yields MITAAPYRVKFVCWTAAAAVAVIFTVVAVGLRGQSEGVAVFGVGDQVAMIGLGLLGATAILWFTRPRVEADADGIRIRNLFGSYDLPWDLVREIQFDAGNSWASLELVDDEVVAIMAVQAADKGRAVAAVRGLRALHSAALVR from the coding sequence GTGATCACCGCCGCGCCGTACCGGGTCAAGTTCGTCTGCTGGACGGCCGCCGCCGCCGTCGCCGTGATCTTCACGGTGGTCGCAGTGGGGCTGCGCGGGCAGAGCGAGGGCGTGGCGGTGTTCGGGGTCGGCGACCAGGTCGCGATGATCGGGCTCGGTCTGCTGGGCGCGACGGCGATCTTGTGGTTCACCCGGCCCCGGGTCGAGGCGGACGCGGACGGGATCCGGATCCGCAACCTGTTCGGCTCGTACGACCTGCCGTGGGACCTGGTCCGCGAGATCCAGTTCGACGCGGGCAACTCGTGGGCGAGCCTGGAGCTCGTCGACGACGAGGTGGTCGCGATCATGGCGGTGCAGGCCGCCGACAAGGGCCGGGCGGTGGCGGCGGTGCGTGGCCTGCGCGCACTGCACTCCGCGGCTCTGGTACGCTAG
- a CDS encoding riboflavin synthase, which translates to MFTGIVEELGEITALEWHGAGAVLTVRGPQVTSDAGHGDSIAVNGVCLTVVTVDGDTFTADVMKESFDRSSLGAVVVGDRVNLERAATLSTRLGGHLVQGHVDGVGTILSKTPGEMQEDVRITLPADLNRYVVEKGSITVDGISLTVAVIDDESFTVSLIPTTVELTTLGRKGVGEQVNLEIDVIAKYVEKLVRTS; encoded by the coding sequence ATGTTCACGGGAATCGTCGAGGAACTCGGCGAAATCACCGCCCTGGAGTGGCACGGCGCTGGCGCCGTCCTCACCGTCCGGGGCCCGCAGGTCACCTCCGACGCGGGGCACGGCGACTCGATCGCCGTCAACGGCGTGTGCCTGACCGTCGTCACGGTCGACGGGGACACGTTCACCGCGGACGTCATGAAGGAATCCTTCGACCGCAGCTCCCTCGGGGCCGTCGTGGTCGGCGACCGGGTCAACCTGGAACGGGCCGCGACCCTGTCCACCAGGCTCGGCGGCCACCTCGTGCAGGGCCACGTCGACGGGGTCGGCACGATCCTGTCGAAGACGCCCGGCGAGATGCAGGAGGACGTCCGGATCACGCTGCCGGCCGACCTCAACCGGTACGTCGTCGAGAAGGGCTCGATCACCGTCGACGGCATCTCGCTGACCGTCGCCGTCATCGACGACGAGAGCTTCACCGTCAGCCTCATCCCGACCACCGTCGAGCTGACCACGCTGGGCCGCAAGGGCGTCGGCGAGCAGGTCAACCTCGAGATCGATGTGATCGCCAAGTACGTCGAGAAGCTGGTGAGGACGTCATGA
- the rplT gene encoding 50S ribosomal protein L20 gives MARVKRAVNAHKKRRTILEQASGYRGQRSRLYRKAKEQMLHSMTYAYRDRRKRKGEFRKLWITRINAAVRANGMTYNRFIEGMRLAGVEVDRKVLADIAVHDAAAFSAIVEVARAASPTQQAAKAA, from the coding sequence GTGGCACGCGTAAAGAGGGCGGTCAACGCCCACAAGAAGCGTCGTACGATCCTGGAGCAGGCGAGCGGTTACCGCGGCCAGCGCTCCCGGCTGTACCGCAAGGCCAAGGAGCAGATGCTCCACTCGATGACCTACGCGTACCGGGACCGCCGGAAGCGCAAGGGCGAGTTCCGCAAGCTGTGGATCACCCGTATCAACGCCGCCGTGCGCGCGAACGGGATGACCTACAACCGGTTCATCGAGGGCATGCGCCTGGCGGGTGTCGAGGTCGACCGCAAGGTCCTCGCCGACATCGCGGTGCACGACGCTGCCGCGTTCTCGGCCATCGTCGAGGTCGCCCGGGCGGCGTCGCCGACCCAGCAGGCCGCCAAGGCCGCCTGA
- a CDS encoding TrmH family RNA methyltransferase — translation MTRPGGVPFTERTPRVSAARKLLRRRFADSERRFLAEGPQAVREALTAGVVIELFGTASGLEKLEVPQGVRVSAVTDAGLASLTETVQPQGVVAVCSYVDVPLAAALDPAPRLVAVLAEIRDPGNAGTVLRTADAAGAGAVLFTDASVDPYNGKCVRSTAGSLFHVDVVRGCSPLEAVTASQAAGLQVFATTGYGAENLDDLADAGRLAAPTAWLFGSEAHGLPPELLEAADARVRVPVHGRAESLNLAAAAAVCLYASASHQRRKGAAT, via the coding sequence ATGACGCGACCCGGGGGAGTTCCGTTCACCGAACGGACCCCCCGGGTTTCTGCTGCCCGCAAACTGCTCCGCCGCAGGTTCGCGGATTCCGAGCGGCGCTTTCTCGCCGAAGGGCCCCAAGCCGTCCGTGAGGCGCTCACCGCTGGCGTGGTGATCGAGCTGTTCGGCACGGCCTCCGGCCTGGAGAAGCTCGAGGTTCCGCAGGGCGTCCGGGTGTCCGCCGTCACCGACGCCGGCCTGGCCTCCCTGACCGAGACCGTGCAGCCGCAGGGCGTCGTGGCCGTGTGCTCCTACGTCGACGTGCCGCTCGCCGCAGCGCTCGACCCGGCCCCCCGGCTGGTGGCCGTCCTCGCCGAGATCCGCGACCCGGGCAACGCCGGCACGGTGCTGCGGACCGCCGACGCGGCCGGTGCCGGGGCGGTCCTGTTCACGGACGCGAGCGTGGACCCGTACAACGGGAAGTGTGTCCGTTCCACGGCCGGGAGTCTGTTCCACGTCGACGTGGTCCGGGGCTGTTCCCCGCTGGAGGCCGTCACGGCGTCGCAGGCCGCCGGCCTGCAGGTGTTCGCCACCACCGGCTACGGCGCGGAGAACCTCGACGACCTGGCCGACGCCGGCCGGCTGGCCGCGCCCACGGCCTGGCTGTTCGGCAGCGAGGCGCACGGCCTGCCCCCGGAGCTGCTGGAGGCCGCCGACGCGCGGGTCCGGGTGCCGGTCCACGGCCGGGCGGAGAGCCTGAACCTCGCTGCGGCCGCGGCGGTCTGCTTGTATGCTTCAGCGAGTCACCAGCGCCGGAAGGGGGCCGCGACATGA
- a CDS encoding phosphoribosyl-ATP diphosphatase: protein MKTFEELFEELSATAAARTPGSGTVAALDAGVHAIGKKVVEEAAEVWMAAEHEGPERAAEEISQLFYHLQVLMLACGLELKDVYRHL, encoded by the coding sequence GTGAAGACCTTCGAGGAGCTGTTCGAGGAACTGTCGGCGACCGCCGCGGCCCGGACCCCCGGCTCGGGGACGGTGGCCGCCCTGGACGCCGGCGTGCACGCTATCGGCAAGAAGGTCGTCGAGGAGGCCGCCGAGGTGTGGATGGCCGCCGAGCACGAGGGCCCCGAGCGGGCCGCCGAGGAGATCTCCCAGCTCTTCTACCACCTCCAGGTGCTGATGCTGGCCTGTGGCCTGGAGCTCAAGGACGTGTACCGACATCTGTGA
- the hisG gene encoding ATP phosphoribosyltransferase has product MLRIALPNKGGLSAPAQEMLREAGYRQRPSERDLTCLDAENDVEFFYLRPRDIATYVSSGDLDLGITGRDLVRDNGSGAGTEELLDLGFGRSTFRYATRVGSKHELGGQRIATSFPELVLKDLAARGETATVIRLEGAVENAVRLGVADVIADVVETGATLRQAGLEVFGEPLMESSAILIRREGGTSNGSTAQLLRRLQGVLVARRYVMLAYDVRADMLEDACALTPGIESPTISPLHREGWVAVQAMVLLADSHRIMDELYELGARGILVTSIHACRL; this is encoded by the coding sequence ATGCTGCGTATCGCCCTGCCCAACAAGGGTGGCCTCTCGGCCCCCGCCCAGGAGATGCTCCGCGAGGCCGGCTACCGGCAGCGCCCCTCCGAACGCGACCTGACCTGCCTCGACGCCGAGAATGACGTCGAGTTCTTCTACCTGCGCCCCCGCGACATCGCCACCTACGTCAGCTCCGGCGACCTGGATCTCGGCATCACGGGCCGGGACCTGGTCCGCGACAACGGCTCCGGTGCCGGCACCGAGGAACTGCTGGATCTGGGCTTCGGCCGCTCCACCTTCCGGTACGCGACCCGGGTCGGCTCGAAGCACGAGCTGGGCGGCCAGCGGATCGCGACGTCGTTCCCCGAGCTGGTGTTGAAGGATCTCGCCGCCCGGGGCGAGACCGCGACGGTGATCCGCCTCGAAGGCGCCGTGGAGAACGCGGTCCGGCTCGGCGTGGCCGATGTGATCGCCGACGTCGTGGAGACGGGCGCGACGCTGCGCCAGGCCGGTCTGGAGGTGTTCGGGGAGCCGCTGATGGAGAGCTCGGCGATCCTGATCCGCCGGGAGGGCGGCACCTCCAACGGGTCCACCGCCCAGCTGCTCCGCCGCCTGCAGGGCGTCCTGGTGGCCCGCCGGTACGTGATGCTCGCCTACGACGTGCGGGCCGACATGCTCGAGGACGCGTGCGCGCTGACCCCGGGCATCGAGTCGCCGACCATCTCGCCGCTGCACCGGGAGGGTTGGGTGGCCGTCCAGGCGATGGTGCTGCTGGCCGACTCGCACCGGATCATGGACGAGCTGTACGAGCTGGGCGCCCGGGGCATCCTGGTGACCAGCATCCACGCCTGCCGGCTGTGA